A stretch of DNA from Leptospira barantonii:
AGGAACAACCTTTAGAACCTTTCTCTTATCTGGATCAGTTGTCCTTGGAAGAATACGAAGGAGAATTGGAAACTTCTCAAGATTTCGAATCTAAATCCGAAAGTAAAAGATCGTCTTCGGCCAAAGCGAAGAAAGGAAAATCTTCTGGAGGGGTTTCGGGGAAAAAACCGAAGAAAAAGTAATCTAACAGGATAAACGGAAAAAGGAGTCGGACGCGAACACGCGAACGACTCCTTTTTTTATTTTAATGTTTTTGAATCTATCAACGGGCGACGAGATAATACTCCGAGATAAAAAGAAGTTGTTGTTCCGTAAGACGGTTGTCCGCGGCTTTCGAACTTCTTTTTACGATTTCATCGGAATCATTCGAACCCTTCCATGTGATCGGAAACGCCGAAGAGGCGCTCGCCGAGTTTTTTGTTCTTTGTAAGAATTCTCTCAATCTCATGCTGATTTCTCTTTTAAAAAAAAGGCGCCCTTGGAAAAGAGCGCCCTTCGTTGATACAAAGTGTTCCCGCTTAGTCTTAGAACTTAGCGACAACTCCTAAAGTTACACCGTATTGGTGATCTTGTTTTTCACCTTTTTGGTCTACGAATTGTTTACCGGTCGCCCAGTCTCTCCGCATATCAAGTTTGATTAACAAGTTTTCGGTAAAGTTCCACACAGGAGTAACAGTGAACGTTTTATACTGTCCTGCGTTTCTCGTTCCACCATAGTTTTTGTAATCGTCGCTCATCGCTTCGAGAACTTGTTCTTTGGTGACCGCATATTGACCGAAAGTCGGGCTCGCCGCAAGAGCAGTAGCAACTGCATCAGCAACCGCTAAGTCCGTAGCTTTCTTGTATTCGCTGATGTAAGCGTTCGTTCCCATAAAAGGGTTGAACGTGGTCAACGCGCCGTTGTTGTGTTTGTCGTCGATGTATTCCACACGAACGTTCACACCCCAAGCTTCGTTAACTTTAAACTTAGCGAAGATACCGTAAGCTTTGTAAGTAGTCTTAGCGTCGCGTTTGTTGTTCAGACCCCAGAAAAGAGTGTCTTTGTTGAACTGCTCAGCACCGGTTGCGTCTACGTTGTAGCGTTTTTGATCCAAGCTGTTGTTTGCAAGAGCTCCGGATTTTTCACTCCAAGTATAGTCGAGGTCGATGGTGATTTTATCGGTCGGAGTGATCGATAAGATCGCGTGGTTCATGAACCAGTAGTCTTTGTTGTAATGCGCTCTGTTAGGATTCGAAACGTTGTATTTTGCGATGTTCGGATCGCCCAATGCGTTTCCTAACTCGGTGGCAAGAGCCGCTTTGGTAGGATCGACACGAGAAGCCGCACCGTCGCTGGAGTAGAGGGTGTTCCAAGTGATGGAAAGTTTGTCTTCGATCAATTGACCTTTCAACTGAGTTCCGATCGCTTTTCTTTCGGACTGACCTTCTACGAAGTAACTTTTGCTCGCCGCATTACCGCTGTAAGTCGGATCAGTGATGATCTGAGTTGGAGCAGTCGTCAAGTTCGCGGGAGAGTTATAACCGGTACCACCACCACTGTTGTAGATGTAGAAAGTTCCAGCCCATTTGTCTGTGAACTGAGTGGTTAAGCGAGCACCGGTGTGGATAAAGGGGATCGTATTTTGGAAGATCGCGCCTATCGAGTAGTTCGGGTTACTCATGGATTCGAGAACCTCGTACCCGATATGGGTTGCCATCTTACCGACGTCTAACGTCATTCCTTTTAACACAGGGAAATACATACTCACATATGCTTGTTTCAGCATGTTGTAGTTGTAGATACTATTGCTCTGAGAATACGGAGCTTCCTGAAACGCGTTGTTCTGACCGTTTTGGAAGTCGATTCTGAAACCCCAAGGTGAACTTTTCTCAGCGGCTTTTTGGATCGTAAGAGCGACCGCGTTTACCGCAAAGTTTTTGTTACTGGTTTCAAAAGCACGGGTAGCATCAATGTCGCTTCCTTGTTTCGGGTTGAGATTGTACATGTAGTACACGTCTGCGAATCCGGAAAATTCAACCTGATCATACCATTTCTTATCTTCTGGCTCCGCTTTGGGAGCGGGCGCGGGTGCAATCGCCGCTTCTGCCGTTGGCTTCTTACCGGTCTGGGCAAAGACCTGTGAAGAACCTACAAGGCAAAGGACGGAAGCAACGAGGCTCAGTGTTTTTGTTCTCATCATTCTCCTAAATCTCCTATGCCCTTTTTATGCAAAATGCGTGCCATCGCTTAAATTTTGGAAATTAGCTAAAAAAACAGCATTTTGGCATTAGATCTTAGGGGTTAGGGTGCCTATAGAATAGGATCAAGGTGAATAACGGTGTTTTTTATTGGGACAGATGCCTAAAAATTAGGCGTAAAAACATTGCAAGTTATCAAGGGAGAATGGAAAGAAGGGATTCTTTTTGGTTTTCTTCCGGGTTTTCGAGTACATGAGACAGAAGTTTTCCGAGTACGGTCCCGATTTCCTTGGGAGGTAGGTTCGGTCGGGCCTTGAGAATATCCTCTCCCCGAAGCGCCAATTCCGTCACCAGAAGGGCTTGTGGTTGTTCGAGGAGGCCGATGATTCTTTCAAAATTGAAAAAAGTCCGCAGATTAGGATCGTAAGTATATGCAAGATTTAGAATGTGTTCCACTACGGCTCTCAGATGTTCTCTTCCGGCGTGCAAACAGGAAGGGTGCAAAAGAATTCTTCTTACATCGGAATCTTTAAGTTCGTTTGCGTTCTTCCTGGAAAGCAAAGACGCGAGCATAGACGAAAAGAATAAAGAATCCTTTGTGTTCTGATTGGAATAACGCAGATCCTTCATAAACTGTTTTGCGGAATTTACGTCTTCAAAATTTCCGAACAACCAAGCGTGTAAGAAACTGAGCCGCAGGCTTTGTGGAAAAATCGGAAGTTCTCGAATCTTTTCCGCGACGTCTAAGTTTTCGTTCGGATATAGTTTTACGTTCGTGAACAATTCTAAGATGGAAAACTCACGAAACAAACACAATGCGGGGGCAGGGTTCGAAGTCTTTAAGGTTTTGTTCAACTCGTCGTGAACCCTTTCTTTGGAAACCTTTGCAGTTATGTTTCTGCATTGAAGAATCGCCTTTGCTGTGTTCGACTCCAACGTAAATCCCAAACTGCTTACAAAACGAATCGCTCGGATCGGTCTGAGTCCGTCTTCGGTGAATCTTTCGATCGGATTTCCGATCGTTCGAATGATCTTGTTTCGAATGTCTTCCAGACCGGAATGTTCATCGATGAGAACTTTCTTTTCCAGATCGAGAGCAAGAGCGTTCATCGTAAAGTCCCTGCGTTTTAGATCCTCGCTTAAGGAAACTCCGAACTCCACCGTTTCCGGTCTTCTTCCGTCTACATAATCCGCGTCCTTGCGAAACGTAGTGATTTCGTAGGCGCGATCTTGGATCAAAACTGTAACGGTTCCGTGTTTGATTCCGGTGGGAACGGTTCTTTTAAAAAGGGTAAGAATTTTTTCGGGCAACAACGAAGTAGTAAGATCGAATTCATCGGGAACCTTGGAAAGCACGAGATCGCGCACGGATCCGCCGATCAGATAACATTCTCCGCCTTCGTCACGGATGGTTCTTGTGATAGCGATCATGTCCTCCCGAAAAACATCGGGAATTTTTTCGATCAGGGAAGAAGGATCGACATCAATCATTTTGGATCATTTTTTTCCAAAGATTTCCGTATCGATTTTTGAGGGTTGGATTGTTTTCCAGAATCGTATCGATTTTCTTTTTCCATTCCGGGTCGACCGTGATCTGACTGAATGGAAGTTCCGTTTTTTCGGAAAGAATCTTATCGATCCCGGCCGAAGTTTTTTCAGTCGCCAAATCGCAGAGATCCTTGGAATCAGCCGCTTCCTTTTGAGAGGATTCGGAAAGACAGAGGAGCAACATCTCCTCGAATTTTTCTTCCTTTTGAAGGGAGATCAATTTGTCCTTGAGAGAACGTCCGCAGGAAGAAGTTGAGAATAAAAAAACAAAACTCAAAAAAGTAAGAAACAAAATTCTTCCCAAAGAAAGAATGGAAACGAAGGGGGGTTCGTTTTGAATCCGCAGATTCTTATTGTTTGAAGGCTTCGTTGGCGAGTTTGTCTGCGACGGAATTTTTTTCACGGGGAACATGGGTTATCTGGAAACTCTGTAAGGAAGAAACGAGTTTGTCCACTTCCTTTTTGTATTCCAAAAGATTGGGATGTTTGACCTTGTATCTTCCGGTAACCTGTCTGACCACGAGTTCGGAATCCATGTGCGCGTGAACGGCCAGAAAGTTTCTTCGAATACATTCTTCCAGACCTTTTTTGAGGGCGCTCCATTCGGCGACGTTGTTTGTGGTTTCTCCGATTTTTTCGGAGATCCTAAATTCTTCCTTATCTCCGTCGTATGCGACAACTCCGATCGAGGACGGTCCGGGGTTTCCCTTGGACGCTCCGTCGCAAAAGATCGAGATCAAGAATTTTTTTCCTTCCGAAAAAGATCGATCGCGAATTGAATCGGCTTCCATACGATCACGTATAACAAAAGCAGACCACCCTTTACGATTCCGCTTAAAAAGGTGAGAATGAATTCCAAGGTCCAATTCGTGAAGGAATAAAATGCTTCCGGTTGAACGAGAGTGAACACGAAAGAAACGAGTCCGAGACCGAGCAAGGTAAACTGCAGAATCGCATTTCCGATTAAAAAAGAAAGAAGACTGACTACCGTAAACAATAGGGCTAAGCGGAGACCGCGTTTTTTGACTTCGAAGTTCATAAAGAGGCTGTGCATCTGAAAGTTTTTTGATCCTGGCACGTGATTTGTATTTAAAGCCATACTGAAAACAACCGCCTCTTTCGTCGAGTTTTCCCTAAAAAACTTTACGAGTTCGATACGATCTGTCATGCTTCCTAGATGATCCGGCAAAAACTACAGGACCTAGTCGATTCCCTTCCGATCAGTCCGGAAAGAAGTTGTTCTTATTATCCGGATCGTATGAGTCAGATTCAGTATCTTCCGTTTCAAGGTGAGATCGCCAAGGAAGCGTTGCAGTTTTTTTTCGATTCCGGTTTTCGTAGAACCGGGAACATTCTTTATCGCGCGTCCTGCAACGGTTGCCGGGATTGTTTGAGTTATCGGATTCCTTTGGATCTTTTTTCGCCGAGTCGAAATCGAAAACGGCTTTTAAAAAAGAACGAGGATCTTTTGATCCATGTCGGCCCGCCGAGCCTTACGACCGAGAAAGAAATTCTTTACATTCGTTATCAAAGATCGCGTTACGAAAGTTTTGTAAGCGGAGAATCCGATCAGGAACTTTTGGAAGGAATGCGTTGGAATCTTTTCGGTTATCCCGAAAATTCTCTGGAGATGACCTTGTCTTTGGATGGGAAGATTCTCGGTTTTATGATTTTAGATTTCGCATCGGATTCTCTTTCGGCGGTTTATTCGGTGTATGATCCCGATTATGCGGATCGAAGTCTGGGAAGTTTTGCGATTCTCCGTTCCATTCTTTACGCAAAAGAATTGGGAATGAAATACTATCACCTAGGCTACTTCCTTCCCGGACATCCCGATATGGATTATAAGAAATACTGGACTCCTGCGGAGATTCGCGAATCGGAAGAGAACCATTGGACCTCGTTCGAGGAATTTCAAAAAAGCCACCCAGACTTTTCCTGGTGAGAATCTCCCCTAAATCATACTTGTCAGTTCCGTTTATTCCCGTAGAACGGATGAATATGGCAAAAAAAATCATCGTCGTAGGTGCATCTAGCGGTATCGGAAAAGAATTATCGGTTCTTCTTTTGGAACAAGGACATACGGTCACTCTGGTAGCCCGCCGTGACAAGGAATTGAAAACGATCGCGGCTCCTTTTAAATCAAACGCATTCATCATCAAACACGACGTCACCAATTTCGACCAAGCGGACTCGACGTTTCAAAAAGCGGTGAAGTCCATGAAAGGTCTCGACGAGATTTATTTCGCATCGGGAATTATGTACGATATCAAACCGGAAGAATTCGACACCGAAAAGGATATCGAGATGTTGAACACGAATCTTTTAGGTTGTGTCGCTTGGTTGAATCCTGCGGCAAGTCTTTTTCAGAAACAAAAAAGCGGTAAGATCATCGGGATCTCTTCGATCGCGGGCGATCGTGGTAGAAGAGGGAATCCAGTTTACAATACTTCCAAGGCTGGAATGAACACGTATCTCGAAGCTCTGAGAAATCGTCTGAGCGTTTTGGGAGTTCAAGTTCTCACTGTAAAACCAGGTTTTATCGATACGGCGATGACACAGGGAATGAAAGGTCTTTTCTGGTTGATCACCGCTAAGGAAGCGGCGACCACCATTCTCAAAGCCGCGGATGCGGGTAAGGAAAATATTTACGTTCCGGCTCGTTGGGGACTCGTGGGTTTGATCATCCGTTCGATTCCTTCTTTTATCTTTAAACGTCTTTCTATCTAAACCTGAATTACGAAAGGGTAATATTATGGCAACGGCATCCAAGACTTCTTCAAAAAAGAAGGCCTCCGCAAAAACTTCGAAAGCGACTTCGGTAAAAAAATCGAACGTTGAACTTACTCTTCCCGAAGCTTCCAAGGTGGAAGCGTGGGGGATGAATCATTATTCCGTTTCTCCAGTCGTTTTTCCGGAGAAGGAAGAGGATTTTAAAAACATATTCTCTTACGCGGATAAAAAAGGTTTGAAGCTTACGTTTCGAGGCGGCGGTTGCAGTTACGGGGACGCGGCTACAAACACGAAAGGTGTTGTGATCAATATTTCCAAGTTCAATCGAATTTTGGAATTCAATTCCAAAACGGGAATCATCAAAGCCGAATCGGGAGTTACGATCAAACAACTCTGGGAATTCGGAATCGAAAAAGGATATTGGCCCCCCGTGGTGAGCGGCACTATGTTTCCTACGTTAGGCGGCGCTTTGTCGATGAACATTCACGGCAAGAATAACTTCGCCGTGGGCCCGATCGGGGATCACGTTCTCGAGTTTACGTTTATGACTCCGGACGGAAAGATTCATACCTGCACAAGAAAGAAGAATCAGGATCTTTTTTTTGCGGCGATTTCCGGCTTCGGAATGCTCGGAGCTTTTTTAACGGTAACGATCCAACTGAAACATATCTACGCGGGAAAGATGAAAGTATGGCCCGTGGTCAGCAAAAATCTTCAGGATATGTTCGACTATTTCGAAAGTGAATATAAGAATTCGGATTATCTCGTAGGTTGGGTGGATGCGTTCGCATCGGGGAGTTCTCTAGGCAGAGGACAGATTCACAAGGCGGTTCATCTCAAAAAAGGCGAGGACCCCGATTATCCGGAAAACTGTAAATTAGAAAAACAGAATCTACCAAGCACGTTTCTCGGGATCGTTCCGAAGGCTTGGATGTGGCTTTTTATGCTTCCATTCTCCAATAACCTGGGAATGAGACTCGTCAACTTTGCAAAATTCATTTCCGGTTATCTGACGAATAACAAACCGTATCTGCAAGGTCACGCGGAATACGCGTTTCTTTTGGATTACGTTCCGAATTGGAAGTTCATGTATAAACCGGGTTCCATGATTCAATATCAGAGTTTTATTCCGAAGGAGAATGCGGTGGATGCGTTTTCCGAAATTCTGAGAATCTGTCAGAAACGAGGAATCATCACCTGGCTCGCAGTATTCAAAAAACATAAACCGGATCCGTTTCTTCTGACGCACGCGTTAGACGGTTATTCCATGGCTATGGATTTTCCGGTGACTTCCAGAAACCGGAAAAAACTTTGGGAGCTCGCCGGAGAATTGGACGAAACCGTGCTTAAGTTCGGTGGAAAGTTTTATTTCGCGAAGGACAGCACTCTCAGGCCGGAAATCGTTCAGCGTGCGTTTCCGAAAAAGACTCTGGAAACCTTTCATTCTTTAAAAAAGAAACTCGATCCGAAAGGAATTTTGGAAACCGATCTTTACAGAAGAATCATGGGTATTTGGTGATCTATGAGTCGGTTGAACGCGTTTTTATCGGAGATCAAAAAGAATAAGGATTTAAAAGTATTCTTAGCTCTTTTTGCGTTAGGCGCGTTCTTTCGTCTTTTTCGTTTGGATCTTCAGAGTCCCTGGGAGGACGAACTTTTTTCCATCCGTGCTTCTTCGGAAAGTTCCCTAAGTAATCTTTGGGGATGGATGAAGAACGATCCGCATCCTCCTCTGTATCAGACACTATTGTATTTTTGGTTTCAGGCTTTCGGTCCTACGATCTTTGTCGGAAGAATGTTGAGTGCGATCGCGGGGCTTTTGGTCCCTCTGGCCTTTTTTGTTTTTGCTCCGTCCGGTTTGAGCGGAAGAATCAAGGTTTCCGTTTCCGCGTTGCTCGCATTGTCCACGGGTTTGATTTACTATTCTCAAGAATTGCGTTCTTATAGCCTTTTGATTTTGTTTTGTACGATTCAGCTCGCGTGCGTTTTGAGACTTTCCTATCGATCGGACGTCGAAACGGGAGTGACTGGAAACGCAAAAGACGTTCCAAAAGAAGCGAATCAAAATCTTGGAACCTACTGGAGTATATTAGGAATTTCTTTATTAGCATCTTATACTCATTTTTTCGGTTTTATCTGGTCTGCATCCGTCTTTCTCGGAATTTTTATCGCGGACTGGATCTTTCAGAGAAAATTTCCGAAGATTTCTTTCTGTTTTGGAATTTTGTTCGCCGTCTTATTCTTACCCGCGTTGTATCTATTGTTCAATTCGAATAAAATCGGAATCGCGTCTTGGATTCCGGAAGCAGGATTCACCGCATTCGTTGTATTCTTTGATTTGGTCTTTCATTCCGGAATTCTCAAAAAATTCATTCCCGGAATTGTCGCGTCTTTGGCTTTGCTCGTAGGTTTTGCGTCCTTGTATTTCCAAAAAAAGGAAACCGATACGGAATCCGTAAACTTAGAACCGGCGGACAAAAGATCCGCGATTTCATTGATTGTGATTCTGATCGTATTTACGATCGTGCTCGGAATTCTTTCCGCGATTCAACCCTTGATCACCGCGAGAAATCTTTTGGTCACCGCACCCGCGTTGTATTTTTTGATTACGACCGGATTTTCTCTATTTCCGATCTACAAAGGGAGAAGATTGGAATCGATTTTGATTCTGATTTCTCTCGTGTCGCTTTATTATTTTACGCGTTATTACTATAAACCGTATAAGGAACAATGGAGAGAAAGCTCGGGATACATTCTTTCCAAGATCGCAGAGCGTCCGAAAGAGTTTACACTTCTTTGTTCTTCTCATACCTACAACATGGAATATTTTTTAAAGACTGCAAAAATCGAAGGTGTTACTCCGAAGATTTATTCGAAGGAAGAAGCCGATCTTTTTATCAAGGATCCTTCCAGAAAAGACTTAGTGATTCTGGAAACCTCTTGGAAATATTTAAACATGGAAGAGGTCGATACCTTGTTCAATCGGAATACATTCGATCGAACCGATCAGTTGTTCTACGGAATGAAAGTCATCGTTCTCCGTAAAAAATAATCCCGGAATCTTAAATTATGAAAAAAAGAAATATCACCTATGTAATCCCGTGTTTGAACGAGGAAAAAACTCTTCCTCTTGTTTTGGAAAAACTCGTTAAGCTCAAGAAAGAATTAAAACAATACAACGTTGAAATTCTGGTTTCGGACAACGGAAGCGAGGATAAGTCCGTATCGATCGCAAAAAAATACGGAGCGAAGGTCGTTCACTGTAAGGAAAGAGGGTACGGAGCCGCATTGAATTTCGGAATTACGAACGCGAGCGGGGAAGTTGTCCTTTTCGCGGACGCGGATGACACTTACGACTTTCTCGAATCTCCCGCTCTCCTTGCGGAAATTGAGAAAGGCGCTGAGTTTGTGATCGGTTCCCGTTTGGACGGAAAAATTCACAAGGGTGCGATGCCGTTTTTGCACCGTTATCTTGGAACTCCGGTCATCAACTGGATTATCAATCTATTATATTCAAAAAAAGGAAATCGCGTTAAGGACGCAAATTCCGGCTTTCGTTGTTTTTTGAAAAAGAAATATCTGGAATGGGAAATCGAAAGCACCGGAATGGAGTTCGCATCCGAAATGCTCGTAAAAGCGCTTCGAAGCGGTGTGAAACTTTCTCACGTTCCGATCAGTTTGCATCCAGACGTTGCGGGAAGAGTTCCTCATTTAAGAACTTGGAGAGACGGGATGAGACATCTTTTGCAGATTATGATCCATTCTCAACAGCTCTTTTATTATACGGGCTTTGCACTTTTCTTTTTCGGTTGGGCGGTTACAATCCTCGGATACTTTACCGGAATCGTTGCGATCGGTCCGTTTCATATATTCGGAATTCATTCTTTAACCGTTTCCTTGCTTGTTGCCACCTTGGGACAAACCGTTTGGGCGATCGGGCTTTTTCTTGCGGCTCGTAAGATTCCGGAGATGAGACTTTATTCTAAGTTGAATTTGTTGTCCGAGGATCTTCTCTTTTGGTATTCCGCGAGAATGATTTTTTTCGTCTTTTTGCTTTTCGCGTTTATCGTTTTCCGTTGGTGGAGAAATTCCTTTCAAGTTCTGGATCTGGAAAAGGAAATTTTGATGATTAGTTTTTTAAGCGTTCAGATTTTAAATCTGATCGGGCAGACGATCACGGCACATTTGTTAAAGCGAACGTAGTTTGGAAAAAGGGAGGAATTTGATACTGTCCCTACAAGCTGAGTCGTAATTTTTGCGGCCCCACCCTAACTTTGGGTGGGGGGCGAGGTGGTGGGAAGTTCGGACAAGTCCCTCACTACCACAAAATCCTCTTCTTCACAACGAAAAAATCACCGTCCTGTCGGAACACTTCCGAAATTATGGCTCAATCCATCCGGTTTATTGAATATTCCGAGCCCTTAATTCGTTTTTAAACGATACGTTCTCAACGTAAAATCCAAGATCTTTTTTGAATCTTGCATGTCGTAATAACGTTTTGGATCGTTAAAGCGAACTGCAATTTTTTCCTTATGTTGCTTTTCGGGAAGGTTCGGATCTCTTAGAGGCTCCATATCGTATTCTAAAATTGAATACGACGGAACTTCATTCTTTTTGAAAATTTCTTCTAACGTTAGAGCATCCTTTTCATTGATGACCGCAAAGTGAATCGCGGTTGTATAAGACGCTCCGATGAGATAATTCGTAAACTGACCTTTGTGGACGACGATCTTTCTGGACTGAAATTCGTTTTGAATTTCAGTATAAGGCGCGATCGCACCGAACAAAATCTTAAAACCTTCTCTCGTAAACTTGTAATTGTAGTATAAACTGAACAACGCAAGTAGAACCAAAACGCGTCCGGCATTCGGAAAGTCTACGGTTCGTTGGTATAAGAAGATAAAAATTCCCGCGGATAAAAAGATAAAACCGGATTCCAAGTAACGAAGACCAAAGTGATGTACTCCCGCAGTGTAAGGGCTTAAAAAGGAAATCGAAAAGACGGTTCCGATTCCGACTAAGCCGAGAATGGATTCTCCGGAAATTTCTTTTTTACGAAAAATATTGGATACGATGCCAAGAATCAAAATCGTATACGGAGCCGCTTTTAAAAAGCCGGTTTTTGTGGCGTCTCCCAAAAGATATCCTTGAAAGATTGAAATTTGTTTTCCAAGGGAGAATTGGCTCATCGCGTCTTCCGAACTTTGCAGAAAACGAATTCCCATCGGATGACCGGAATATACCGAATTTAAAATACCGATGAAAACAAAGGAAAGAATCGCACCCGGAACGGAAAAAAGCAAATACTGAGGAATCAGTTCTCTGGATTCTTTTGAGAAAAACCCCAAAAGGCCGAATAGAAAAATCGGAAACGCGGACTCCGTCCTTAAAAAGAATGCGGCAACCGCGAGAACTCCCGAAACGAATGAGAATATTCTAAAGTTCGAATTCGATTCTTCCCTGCTTATTTTGATCTTATCGGTAAAGAGGGATCTCATGAGTAAAAACGCGAAGGAAAGTAAAAGAAGATTGTTCAACGGAACTTCCGAGAATTCAACCGAGGACAAAACGGGAAAACTCAATGCGAACGGAATCAAGCTCGCGATCAAAATCACCCAGGTCTTATCGATAAAAAGGGAAAGGATTCGATCGAAAAAGAAAAGACATCCAAGCAAACAAAGAAGCGGCAATAGGGTGACGATCTTTATTCCTAAGAGATAAGCCGGTAATCCGTTCATAAGGGCAAAAATTGGAGGATATTGAAAGATACACTTTCTTCCTCCGTTCTCTTTCAAAAACGCCCAGGGATAATCAAACGGAAAATATTTGAACTCCGGGTCGTAAACTTTCCCCGGATACGCGCATTCAGAATTTGCGACGGCGGC
This window harbors:
- a CDS encoding outer membrane beta-barrel protein, which gives rise to MRTKTLSLVASVLCLVGSSQVFAQTGKKPTAEAAIAPAPAPKAEPEDKKWYDQVEFSGFADVYYMYNLNPKQGSDIDATRAFETSNKNFAVNAVALTIQKAAEKSSPWGFRIDFQNGQNNAFQEAPYSQSNSIYNYNMLKQAYVSMYFPVLKGMTLDVGKMATHIGYEVLESMSNPNYSIGAIFQNTIPFIHTGARLTTQFTDKWAGTFYIYNSGGGTGYNSPANLTTAPTQIITDPTYSGNAASKSYFVEGQSERKAIGTQLKGQLIEDKLSITWNTLYSSDGAASRVDPTKAALATELGNALGDPNIAKYNVSNPNRAHYNKDYWFMNHAILSITPTDKITIDLDYTWSEKSGALANNSLDQKRYNVDATGAEQFNKDTLFWGLNNKRDAKTTYKAYGIFAKFKVNEAWGVNVRVEYIDDKHNNGALTTFNPFMGTNAYISEYKKATDLAVADAVATALAASPTFGQYAVTKEQVLEAMSDDYKNYGGTRNAGQYKTFTVTPVWNFTENLLIKLDMRRDWATGKQFVDQKGEKQDHQYGVTLGVVAKF
- a CDS encoding CCA tRNA nucleotidyltransferase, which codes for MIDVDPSSLIEKIPDVFREDMIAITRTIRDEGGECYLIGGSVRDLVLSKVPDEFDLTTSLLPEKILTLFKRTVPTGIKHGTVTVLIQDRAYEITTFRKDADYVDGRRPETVEFGVSLSEDLKRRDFTMNALALDLEKKVLIDEHSGLEDIRNKIIRTIGNPIERFTEDGLRPIRAIRFVSSLGFTLESNTAKAILQCRNITAKVSKERVHDELNKTLKTSNPAPALCLFREFSILELFTNVKLYPNENLDVAEKIRELPIFPQSLRLSFLHAWLFGNFEDVNSAKQFMKDLRYSNQNTKDSLFFSSMLASLLSRKNANELKDSDVRRILLHPSCLHAGREHLRAVVEHILNLAYTYDPNLRTFFNFERIIGLLEQPQALLVTELALRGEDILKARPNLPPKEIGTVLGKLLSHVLENPEENQKESLLSILP
- a CDS encoding ribonuclease HI family protein, whose product is MISIFCDGASKGNPGPSSIGVVAYDGDKEEFRISEKIGETTNNVAEWSALKKGLEECIRRNFLAVHAHMDSELVVRQVTGRYKVKHPNLLEYKKEVDKLVSSLQSFQITHVPREKNSVADKLANEAFKQ
- a CDS encoding arginyltransferase, whose protein sequence is MIRQKLQDLVDSLPISPERSCSYYPDRMSQIQYLPFQGEIAKEALQFFFDSGFRRTGNILYRASCNGCRDCLSYRIPLDLFSPSRNRKRLLKKNEDLLIHVGPPSLTTEKEILYIRYQRSRYESFVSGESDQELLEGMRWNLFGYPENSLEMTLSLDGKILGFMILDFASDSLSAVYSVYDPDYADRSLGSFAILRSILYAKELGMKYYHLGYFLPGHPDMDYKKYWTPAEIRESEENHWTSFEEFQKSHPDFSW
- a CDS encoding SDR family NAD(P)-dependent oxidoreductase → MAKKIIVVGASSGIGKELSVLLLEQGHTVTLVARRDKELKTIAAPFKSNAFIIKHDVTNFDQADSTFQKAVKSMKGLDEIYFASGIMYDIKPEEFDTEKDIEMLNTNLLGCVAWLNPAASLFQKQKSGKIIGISSIAGDRGRRGNPVYNTSKAGMNTYLEALRNRLSVLGVQVLTVKPGFIDTAMTQGMKGLFWLITAKEAATTILKAADAGKENIYVPARWGLVGLIIRSIPSFIFKRLSI
- a CDS encoding FAD-binding oxidoreductase, with protein sequence MATASKTSSKKKASAKTSKATSVKKSNVELTLPEASKVEAWGMNHYSVSPVVFPEKEEDFKNIFSYADKKGLKLTFRGGGCSYGDAATNTKGVVINISKFNRILEFNSKTGIIKAESGVTIKQLWEFGIEKGYWPPVVSGTMFPTLGGALSMNIHGKNNFAVGPIGDHVLEFTFMTPDGKIHTCTRKKNQDLFFAAISGFGMLGAFLTVTIQLKHIYAGKMKVWPVVSKNLQDMFDYFESEYKNSDYLVGWVDAFASGSSLGRGQIHKAVHLKKGEDPDYPENCKLEKQNLPSTFLGIVPKAWMWLFMLPFSNNLGMRLVNFAKFISGYLTNNKPYLQGHAEYAFLLDYVPNWKFMYKPGSMIQYQSFIPKENAVDAFSEILRICQKRGIITWLAVFKKHKPDPFLLTHALDGYSMAMDFPVTSRNRKKLWELAGELDETVLKFGGKFYFAKDSTLRPEIVQRAFPKKTLETFHSLKKKLDPKGILETDLYRRIMGIW
- a CDS encoding glycosyltransferase family 39 protein, producing the protein MSRLNAFLSEIKKNKDLKVFLALFALGAFFRLFRLDLQSPWEDELFSIRASSESSLSNLWGWMKNDPHPPLYQTLLYFWFQAFGPTIFVGRMLSAIAGLLVPLAFFVFAPSGLSGRIKVSVSALLALSTGLIYYSQELRSYSLLILFCTIQLACVLRLSYRSDVETGVTGNAKDVPKEANQNLGTYWSILGISLLASYTHFFGFIWSASVFLGIFIADWIFQRKFPKISFCFGILFAVLFLPALYLLFNSNKIGIASWIPEAGFTAFVVFFDLVFHSGILKKFIPGIVASLALLVGFASLYFQKKETDTESVNLEPADKRSAISLIVILIVFTIVLGILSAIQPLITARNLLVTAPALYFLITTGFSLFPIYKGRRLESILILISLVSLYYFTRYYYKPYKEQWRESSGYILSKIAERPKEFTLLCSSHTYNMEYFLKTAKIEGVTPKIYSKEEADLFIKDPSRKDLVILETSWKYLNMEEVDTLFNRNTFDRTDQLFYGMKVIVLRKK
- a CDS encoding glycosyltransferase family 2 protein, translating into MKKRNITYVIPCLNEEKTLPLVLEKLVKLKKELKQYNVEILVSDNGSEDKSVSIAKKYGAKVVHCKERGYGAALNFGITNASGEVVLFADADDTYDFLESPALLAEIEKGAEFVIGSRLDGKIHKGAMPFLHRYLGTPVINWIINLLYSKKGNRVKDANSGFRCFLKKKYLEWEIESTGMEFASEMLVKALRSGVKLSHVPISLHPDVAGRVPHLRTWRDGMRHLLQIMIHSQQLFYYTGFALFFFGWAVTILGYFTGIVAIGPFHIFGIHSLTVSLLVATLGQTVWAIGLFLAARKIPEMRLYSKLNLLSEDLLFWYSARMIFFVFLLFAFIVFRWWRNSFQVLDLEKEILMISFLSVQILNLIGQTITAHLLKRT